A genome region from Ligilactobacillus cholophilus includes the following:
- a CDS encoding YfbR-like 5'-deoxynucleotidase encodes MEKKNMDEFINTIINEKLASMNSVHRQSTITTIKAENIAQHSFFVAFYAFKIAKNLNLNSELCGEITIEALIHDIAESSSSDVPSNVKYQVPGLKQMLDKAEDFAINKYFPEIKEEFTRLREHEEQGDLIGVIIKLADIIALIQFLRTERSLGNQDSTLIKVIDQTYDNLDKHLSRLKELVAENK; translated from the coding sequence ATGGAAAAAAAGAATATGGATGAATTTATAAATACTATCATTAATGAAAAATTAGCATCAATGAATAGCGTACACCGACAATCAACAATTACTACAATTAAAGCTGAAAATATTGCCCAACATAGTTTCTTTGTTGCTTTTTATGCTTTTAAAATTGCTAAAAATTTAAATTTAAACAGTGAATTATGTGGCGAAATTACTATTGAAGCATTAATTCATGATATAGCAGAATCCTCATCATCTGATGTTCCAAGTAATGTAAAATATCAAGTTCCAGGACTCAAACAAATGCTTGATAAAGCTGAAGATTTTGCGATTAATAAATATTTTCCTGAAATAAAAGAAGAATTTACTCGCTTACGTGAACATGAAGAACAAGGTGATTTGATTGGAGTTATTATTAAACTTGCAGATATTATTGCATTAATCCAATTTTTACGTACTGAACGTTCTCTAGGTAATCAAGATTCAACTTTAATTAAAGTAATAGACCAAACATATGATAATTTAGATAAGCATTTATCACGTTTAAAAGAATTAGTTGCTGAAAACAAATAA